The DNA segment CGGCATAGAGAATCGCACCCACGGGATAGGCTAACATCATGCCCGCTAATCCGGTTTCGCCGAGATAATGGCCAACGAAAATACCATCAATAGTGACATACACCCCAGTCACCAACATGGATGCGATCGTTGGAATGGTATAGCGCCAGAAAAGCTTAGCAATCGGCTCTTGCAGCAGGCGTTGGTCCGTTGCGGCAGCGGAAATAGCAGTCATAACCTAATCTCACAAAAATAAAGGCAGGGCTCGCACTCACATTATTCTGACTGTATTTACACAGATAAGCTGTATTCGCACAGATAAAATAGTGGATGAACAAAAATGCGGCAGAGGATTGTACCTAAATTTTGCCTTAATACCAAAGGGATTGAATGAGGTGGATTTGTAACAAAAACTAATCTGCACAATGCCTTACTGCTAGTACACATTTATTCCGTGATTGCAACAAGCGAGCATCACTTAATAACAGATGTGGCGAAACTCATCATTTTTCACTACTTTTTTGGTATTTAACCCTTAATTAGGTAAAGTGTAGGCTTAAATTGCCCGAAATCGGTTAATTACCTAGGCATTATTTGCCTAAACAATTGAGTTAACCATTTAATTAATAATGAATTAGTGGAATTAAATTCAATAACAATAATAAAGGGAAGGACATGAGTCACAATAGTCCAAATGCAGAGAATGATCTGCGCGAAGTCAAGCAGTTAGGCATGTGGGCCTCCATCACTAGCCTAAGTTATATTTTTTGGTTAGTGGGCGGCATGGAGCTGGTCGAGCGTATCGCCTATTACGGTGTCAAAGCCAGTGCGGGCTTATATGCCAAAGCCCCCGAGTCGGCGGGCGGTCTGGGGATCAGCCTCAGCGACTATGGTATCATTATCTCGCTCTGGGCCATTATGCAGACCTTTGTGCCCGTGTTTACTGGCGGGATTTCCGATAGGGTCGGCTACAAGGAAACCATTTTTGCCTCAACCGTGATTAAAATCATGGGCTACCTGACCATGGCGTTTTTCCCCACCTTTTGGGGCTTCTTATCGGGAGCATTATTACTCGCCATCGGCACAGGGATATTTAAACCCGGCATTCAAGGCACCTTAGTACTCTCAACCAATCGCAATAATACCTCCATGGCCTGGGGAATATTTTACCAAGTGGTGAATATTGGTGGCTTCTTAGGGCCATTGGTTGCCGTACATATGCGCCAGCTTTCTTGGGATAATGTGTTTTACGCCTGCGCCGCGATTATCTCGCTAAACTTCTTGTTCTTATTAACCTATACCGAGCCTGGCAAAGCCGAGCGAATTGCCCGTAATCAGCAAATAAAATCCGGCGAAATTAAACAAGAAGCCCTCTGGCGCGACGCTTGGCATGAGCTGAAAAAGCCTATCGTCATCTATTACATGTTAGTGTTTGCAGGCTTTTGGTTCCTCTTTAACGCCCTATTCGACGTACTGCCTATTCATATTTCTGAGTGGGTCGATACCAGCGTGATTGTCACCAGTCTGTTTGGCAGCGAAGGCACCAGCAACGGTATTTTACAGTTCTGGCTCGGGTTAAATAACGAAGGCACTAAGGTGATGCCAGAAGGCATGTTAAACCTCAACGCCGGCCTGATTATGACCAGCTGCTTTTTAATTGCCGCCCTTACCGCCAAGTACCGCATCACCACTGCGATGCTAATTGGCTGCTTACTCAGTATCTTAGCCTTTGTGTTTATCGGCGCCTTCCATGCCGCTTGGTTTATTGTGTTCGCGATTGCCATGTTCTCCATCGGCGAGATGATGATAAGCCCGAAGAAAAACGAGTTTATGGGTAACATTGCCCCCGAAGGTAAAAAAGCCATGTACCTTGGTTTTGTGATGCTACCGCAAGGGATTGGTTGGGGTTTAGAAGGTTATTTCGGCCCTAAACTCTATGAGATTTTTGCCTCGAAAGAATTGTTCTCACGCGAGTTATTACTCGAGCGCGGCATGAGCTCAGCCGATGTGAATGCCATCCCGCAGGGGGAAGCCTTTACTACCTTAGTGAGCTTTACTGGCGAAAACGCCCATGACCTGACTCAGCTGCTCTACCATAGCCACAATATCGGTATGGCTTGGTATATTATCGCCGCAATCGGCACCATTTCGGCTGTGGGGATTTATATCTATGGTAAGTGGTTACTGTCGCTGCAACGGGCGCAGCAAGCCGCGCACTAATGGGCTGGGTCTTCTAGGGCGTAATAAGAAACGTAAGTTCTTACCCCAATAGGCTTATCTAAAAAGTAAGTTCGAAAAAAGTGAGTGTGTAGGCACTCACTTTTTTATTGGATGTGACAATGCTTGGCACAAATGTCACTAAAAACCCGCTAACAGCGCTACTTCAAATTGCTCGGTCGAGAGCGTTAACCCCAAGGCGTTGCACTGCTCTTGCAGTTGGTTTAACTCCTTATCAACGCTGGATAAGGTCAAGGTATTATCATCCAGCAGATAGACTTGGCGTAAACTGGTGAAGTAAAACAGCAACGTAATCAAGGCATTTACATCATTATTCGCCGCCGCGGCTCGAATTTTACTCAGCTTACGATAAATGCGATTTTGCAGCTGCTTTAACTGCCAAACGTAATAAATCTCTCTAAAGAAGAGTTTACTCTTAAGCTGATACACTATGGCACTACAGAGCAACACAGCCAAAATCACCCCGAGTAGATTCCAATGGAAATTCCCCGTCGGCTCACCGGGCACAGCCTCGACACCAAAGAGCGCAATCAATCCCGCCCCAAAACTTAAGGACAAAACAATCAGCCCCAGCACTAAGGCCACCATAAACAGGTTCATATTGCTGCGGTAAACCGTTTTATCTACTTGCTGTAATTTCATTGGCTCACTTCTTATCGAAAAATACCTATGGGCGGCGCAGCATAACTCAGTTTGCTTGAGCCTGCCTGAATATCAACATCCTTTACCCGTTATCAAACTTAGTAAGATACAAATTGAAACAGGTATAGCCAGATTAAAAAGCTCGTAAAATACTAATAAATTGATTCGCTTATCTTCCATTTAAAGAAACAATCTTATTCTGTAATGTCGCTTTGCAAACTGCGAATAAGCATAAAAATCGGTGTACAATTTGCCAGTATTGAGGAAAAGGAACATTTACCTAATAACTACCTCAAAATTGAACTAAATTCCTATAGTAGTCATAAAGGAACCGTCAATGGCATTTAAAAGAGTGCTTATCGCTTACAGCCTTTTTATCCTCTCAAGCCTGTGCCCGCCCGCACAGGCAGAGGAGCTGCTTGCCGTCGGTACCTCGTTTAGCCAGATTTTTGAACAGAATGCCAAAGGTGAATACAGCGGTTTAGGGGTGGACATTCTGAATCGCTTTGCCGAACAGCAAAAAGTGACGATTCACTATCAACTTGCGCCTTGGCGCCGCGCTCAATCTATGGTCGAGCGAGGGCAAGCGGATATTCTGATTGGCCCCTACATTTCCGAGGCTCGGCAGAAAGTCTTAGCCTTTTCCTCCCTCGCCTTTTACCGCGATGACATTGTCTTTTACGCCAGAACCCACAATCCCACACCTTGGGATGGTAACTACGCCAGTATCCGTGGATTAAGAATTGGTAAGATGCAGGGCTGGAATTACGGCTATCTGTTTAACGAGCGCACTAAGTCGCTCACCGTCAATGAATTTACCGATCTTAGGAGTGGTATAGAACGTTTATCCCGTGGCGATCTCGACCTGCTCGCCAGCAATGTGCGTAACACTCAAGCCTTACTGGCACAAATCAAGATCCCACAGGCTATCGCGCCACTTTCGCCCACGATTGATACTCAAGATGGCTTTATGGCATTTCCAAAATACGCACAATTTCAACCGCTTCTGGATAGTTTCGATCTGTTTTTGCAGGATATGGTGCAAAGCGGTGAATTAGCGAACCTAGCTAAGGCGAGAGGCGTGTCTATCCCAGATACTATGCTGACCGAGTAACACAACTCCCAACTTCAGATTAACTGGCTCACTTAGCCTAGTGCGCTAAGCAACCCAACAAACCTTGCTCAATCTCATCCCAATTGAGCGCTTGGGTCGCTATCATTTCTAAGCGCGAATCTAAGCTATCGTCCAGCTCAGTCACCGCCATATCGCCATCACTCCAATTGATCCCGGCAATACCATCGCAGGTGATCATGACCGCTTTTAACCGCAAAAGTGCAGAATGGCCTTGAGTCTGCGCCGAGATAAACTGCATGAGTTTATCAAAATCAAACTCTTGCATTGGCTCAATAACCCAGCCGCAGCTAAAACAGCCTTCGCCCTGATTGTGTTTACGCACTAGGCCGCGCGCATCAAACTGAAATACTTGCTCGTTCGCGACCTCGGCAAAAACGCCCTGTAACCCTAAGCTGTCGCCACTATTACGCAAAAGACTAGAAGATGCTGTCACTGGTGTAAAAGCGGCGGAGTTTCCCATCGATGCCTTTTGATGACGTGACTGTTTAAGGCTGCCTATCAAAGTTGCGGACAATCCCTGTGACGTATTATGTTCAATCACGCGAGCATCACTCAGCTGTAACTCATTCAGATATTGGCTTAAGTCGTCCGCCAAGCGCCCGCCCTGCGCCGCTTCAAACTCGGGGTATAAATCGGTTTTCGTTGTGACTATCACATCGGCGACGTGCAACTGCTGGATAAAATTGTCGTGCCGACGATAGCGCTCATCGCGTAATTTGCGGGCATCGATAAGGCATAAAGTGCTCTGTAAGCTGATAACATTGTGATAATGGGGCGCACTGAGCACTTTGATAATCTCATTGGGATGCCCAAGCCCCGTTGGCTCAATCAGTAATCTGTCGGGCTTTGCACGGGCGATCAGTTGATTAATGGCCACTTGAGTCGGTACACCTGCGGCGCAGCACATACAGCCCCCCGCCACCTCACGAATTTGCACGCCGCTGTCGCTGGCATCCATCAACCCAGCATCAATCCCCACTTCGCCAAACTCATTCACTAATACTGCCCAGGTTTCACCTTCGGGTTTGGTTTTAAGGAGCTGTTTAATCAGGCTAGTTTTACCGACGCCTAAAAAACCTGTGATGATATTGGTGGGAATGGCTTTGACTATCATGGACGGCACTCTCATGGCAACGAACAGAATTGAGGGCACCCGAGTGTAGGGATTATCCCGTAAAAGCTCAACAAAAAGCGCGCCAATGGCGCGCTGATAAATGGATAAATCGAAGCAGAGGGATTATTTACCCTTTTGAGTATTCGGCTTATTTTTTGCGTATTTACCTTCACGGGCTGGCGATTTACGCGCCCGTGCCTGGCTTTCGCTCGATTGACCAAATCCGGCGTTACCGCCAAAGCCGCCCTTGCCTCGCGCGCCATGACCCTTCGTGTCATGACCTTTAGTGCCATTGCCGCCTGCGCCTTTAGCCCCCGTATTGCGACTGCTCTTGTAATTCCACTTAGCAGTCTTAGTGGTGGCCGTCGGCGCCTCACGGTAACGCGCAGGCAGCGGTGTGCCTTCCTCGTAACCGGGTTGTACCGTCACTGGCAGGGTTTGGCCAATCAAGGCCTCAATCTCGGCCAACATCTCATCATCGGCTGGAGACACAAATGATATCGCGCGCCCCGAAAGTCCCGCACGGCCAGTACGGCCAATACGGTGCACATAGTCTTCCGCAAGGAATGGCAATTCGAGGTTAATCACTAAGGGCAACGCTTGAATATCTAAGCCGCGCGCCGCCACATCGGTCGCCACCAGCACTCGCAATTTGCCCGCTTTAAAATCATCGAGCACACGATTACGCGCGCCTTGGGTTTTATCGCCGTGGAACACGCCCGCACTGATCCCATCGAGGCTGAGTTCCTGCAATAGATGCTCGGCGCATTCCTTGGTGCTGGCAAATACCAGCACCTGACGCCAATTGTTGCGCCCGACAAGCTCTGACAATAATTCGGCCTTGCGGCGTTTATCGACTCGATAGACCAGCTGCTCAACCGTGGATGCCGTGGTATTTTCGGCCACATTGACCCACTCGGGTTGATTGAGCATCTTATGGGAAAGCTGCTTCACCGCATCGCTGTAGGTGGCTGAAAACAACATGGTTTGATGCTCAGTGGCGATAAGGCGTTTTACCTTTTCAATGTCGCGCACAAAGCCTAAATCGAGCATGCGGTCAGCTTCGTCGATCACTAAGGTGGTCACACTCGAGAGATCTAAATGGAACTGGCCAATAATGTCGAATAGTCGCCCCGGCGTCGCCACCAGAATATCGACGCCCTGCTCCACCCCTTTACGCTGCGGATTCATGTTCGCGCCGCCATAAACGGCTAAGGTTTTCAGGGGTAAAAACTGACTGTATTTCTGAATGTTAGCGCAAACTTGAATCGCCAGCTCCCGGGTCGGCGTCATCACCAATGCCCTAAGCAGAGGCTTATCATTTGGCTGCTTTGACAGTTGCTCAAGTACGGGTAAGGCAAAGGATGCGGTTTTACCCGTGCCCGTTTGGGCGCAGGCCATAATGTCTTTTCCTTCGAGCGCGAGGGGGATCACCTGCTGCTGCACTTGCGTGAGCTGCTGATAGCCACACTCAGCTATCGCATTCAAAATAGGGGAAGATAAGCCGAGTGTGTCAAATTTCATAAAAGCTCTTTTTGTTAGTGCGAAGTGTGAATGCAAAACCGCTGAGTGCAGCTTGGTTCCATAAAGTGCGGCGTCGTTAGTGGCTTTATCAACCGCTACACGAATCAACTGCTATTCGAATCAGCCGCCATATAGCCCTTTACGGGGCCGCGGAGTCTAGCAAAATTTGCGGCGCATTTATAGGCAAAAAATAACCATAAGCGCAGGACTATGGTTACACAGCTATCAACTAAGCCTCTTTAACCAAATACTTGCTCGCAAACTCTGTGGCACTCACGGGTTTAGAGAATAAATAGCCCTGACCATAGTCACAGCCCGCAGTAAGCAACACTTGGCGCTGCGCCTCGGTTTCGACCCCTTCGGCGATGACTTTCATCCCCAGCTTATGGGCCATTACGATAATGGCCTCGCACAGGGTTTGGTCGCTTTCATCGGTGTCGATATTGCGGGTAAAGGATTGATCGATTTTTAAATAATCGATATCGAACTTCTTCAAATACGCCAAGGACGAATAACCTGTGCCAAAGTCGTCTAGGGAAACTTGCACGCCCGCATCCCGATAGGCCAAGAGCTTTTCGGTGACGCCCATACTGGCATCGAGGAGTAACCCTTCGGTAATTTCGACGCACACGCCCGTGCCGGTGACGTCTAATTTCTGGAGTAATTCCAACCAATTGTGCAGCAGTGTGCCCTCATCGCGAAACTGGATAGGTGACTTGTTAACGCTGATCTGGATATCGACTCCAAAGGTTTTACGCCACAGGGCACTTTGCCGCGCCGCCTGCTCAAAGACCCAGTTGCCAATCTCTACAATCAGCCCAGTATCTTCGGCGACGGGAATAAACTCCGCAGGGGATACATAACCCCGCTCCGGATGGAACCAACGCAATAGCGCTTCGGCCTTAAGCACCTCGCCCGTGGTCATGGTCACTATGGGTTGATAGTGCAGTTCAAATTCTTTGCTCACCACAGCTTGACGCAAATCTTGGATTAAGCGCATCCGATACTTGGCGTATTCCTGCATCGAAGGAGTGAAATAGTTGAAACGATTGCGGCCCTGATCTTTCGCCGCATACATGGCCTGATCCGCATGTTTGAGCAGACCTTCGATACTAGTCGCATCATCGGGATACAGAGTAATGCCAATACTGGCGCTGATATAGGCGGTTTCCTCCCCCAGCACATAGGGCTCGGCAACGCGGCGTAAAATGTGTTCGGCGACCCGCTCTATCCCCTTGTGATCCACCATTGAACTGAGCACCACAGTAAACTCATCCCCACCGAGGCGAGCCACCACATCGGCATCCCGCACACAGGATTTTAAGCGACTGGCTGTTTCAATCAGCAATAGGTCCCCCATGGCATGGCCTAGGGTGTCGTTCACTTCTTTAAAGTAATCCAGATCGAGGAACATCAAGGCAAAGTGATTGCGATTGCGGTCGGCACTCTTGATCTCGGCGCCTAAATATTCGAGCAACATGCGCCGATTCGGCAAGCCCGTAAGCGTGTCGTAGTTGGCCTGTTTCCAGATCAAATGCTCGCTCTGTTTTTTATCCGTGATATCGGAAAACAGCGCCACACGGCGATAAGGTTGGCCATCTTTATCTTTGATGGTGTTGATGGTGAGCCAAATGACGTACTCTTCATTGTTCTTACGTCGCTGGCGCATCTCCCCCTGCCACTCGCCTTTTTCGCGAATTTCATTATTCATCTCAGTATAAAAGCCGTGACCGTTGAGATCGCAATAAAGTAGGCGAATATGCTGACCACGAATTTCTGACTCGCTATAACCCGTGATCGCGGTAAATGCGGCATTGACTGTGATGATGACCCCCGTCTCATCGAGCACGCTCATGGCCTCTGAACTGTTGTCATAGACCAGCGCCGACAGCTTTAGGGATTCTTCAATAAGCTTGGCCTCAGTGATATCGGTATAGGTACCGCACATTCTTAAGGCGTTGTTATTGGCATCGCGGCTCACCACTTTGCCCGTATCTAAAATCCAGCGGATATCGCGGTTAAGGGTTTTTAAGCGGTATTCCATTTTATGTTGCGGCGTTTCTCCGCGAATATGGGCCTCGATGGAGTGCAGCACCTTGGGCCTGTCTTCGGGCACAATCGAGTCCATCCATTGGCGACTATTGGCGTTAAGCATATCAATATCGCAACCTAAAATATCGGCACTGCGGGCGTTACGCTCGATATGGTCATTACGGATATCCCAGTCCCAAACACCCAGATCGCTACTGCTTAACACCAGCTCGAGTTGCTCACGACTGGCGAGCACTTCCCTATCGGCCAGAGTCTGGGCGGTGACATCCAAATAACCCGCAATCACCAATAACACTTGATGATTCGCGCGCTTACAGGCGACTGTCATATGGGTATATACAATCGAGTTATCTTTGGCGATAAAACGTTTATCCATTTCATAATTATCAATTTTACCCGCCAGCATCAGCTCAAACTTGACTATGTCCGCCTCAACATCATCGGGATGGGTGAGCTGTTTCCAGGTCATATGCAATAGCTCATCCTCTGAGTATTTCAGCATTTGGCACAGCCTTGGGTTCACCTTGATCCACTTTTGATCGACGCCGGTAATGGCTATCCCGATATTGCCAACGTTAAATTGGCTGCGGAATAGAAAATCATCCTGCAAACGGATCTGCTCGTCACGCTCGAGCTCAAAACGGCGGGAGAGCAAACGGCTCAGTAGCCAAGTCGCGAGGGGATAAATGGTTAGCACGGGCAACATGATTTTTTGCAGCACGGGAATGGCAACCTTGTCCGGCAGCAAAAAGAACCACAATAACATGACGATATGCACGACGAAGGCAAAGCTGAAGATTTCTCTGCCAGAGATATTGGCAAGGTAAGATTTACGTTGCTGGCGCCATATCACCCCAATTAAACCTGAGGAAATAATTACCCCTAAGCCGACCCACATGGCGGCGCCGCCAATGCTGATCCGATAAATGGCCGTCATCGCAACGGCGATGGCGGTGGGCAAACCGCCAAAAAACAGGCCGGTGA comes from the Shewanella mangrovisoli genome and includes:
- a CDS encoding EAL domain-containing protein — its product is MDKSIFLPLVQNAALLLALVFLYDAIPKKHQRQYFLLWRLGIGLLIGGIGVTIMSTPWMYEPGIIFDTRSVLLCVTGLFFGGLPTAIAVAMTAIYRISIGGAAMWVGLGVIISSGLIGVIWRQQRKSYLANISGREIFSFAFVVHIVMLLWFFLLPDKVAIPVLQKIMLPVLTIYPLATWLLSRLLSRRFELERDEQIRLQDDFLFRSQFNVGNIGIAITGVDQKWIKVNPRLCQMLKYSEDELLHMTWKQLTHPDDVEADIVKFELMLAGKIDNYEMDKRFIAKDNSIVYTHMTVACKRANHQVLLVIAGYLDVTAQTLADREVLASREQLELVLSSSDLGVWDWDIRNDHIERNARSADILGCDIDMLNANSRQWMDSIVPEDRPKVLHSIEAHIRGETPQHKMEYRLKTLNRDIRWILDTGKVVSRDANNNALRMCGTYTDITEAKLIEESLKLSALVYDNSSEAMSVLDETGVIITVNAAFTAITGYSESEIRGQHIRLLYCDLNGHGFYTEMNNEIREKGEWQGEMRQRRKNNEEYVIWLTINTIKDKDGQPYRRVALFSDITDKKQSEHLIWKQANYDTLTGLPNRRMLLEYLGAEIKSADRNRNHFALMFLDLDYFKEVNDTLGHAMGDLLLIETASRLKSCVRDADVVARLGGDEFTVVLSSMVDHKGIERVAEHILRRVAEPYVLGEETAYISASIGITLYPDDATSIEGLLKHADQAMYAAKDQGRNRFNYFTPSMQEYAKYRMRLIQDLRQAVVSKEFELHYQPIVTMTTGEVLKAEALLRWFHPERGYVSPAEFIPVAEDTGLIVEIGNWVFEQAARQSALWRKTFGVDIQISVNKSPIQFRDEGTLLHNWLELLQKLDVTGTGVCVEITEGLLLDASMGVTEKLLAYRDAGVQVSLDDFGTGYSSLAYLKKFDIDYLKIDQSFTRNIDTDESDQTLCEAIIVMAHKLGMKVIAEGVETEAQRQVLLTAGCDYGQGYLFSKPVSATEFASKYLVKEA
- a CDS encoding MFS transporter, whose protein sequence is MSHNSPNAENDLREVKQLGMWASITSLSYIFWLVGGMELVERIAYYGVKASAGLYAKAPESAGGLGISLSDYGIIISLWAIMQTFVPVFTGGISDRVGYKETIFASTVIKIMGYLTMAFFPTFWGFLSGALLLAIGTGIFKPGIQGTLVLSTNRNNTSMAWGIFYQVVNIGGFLGPLVAVHMRQLSWDNVFYACAAIISLNFLFLLTYTEPGKAERIARNQQIKSGEIKQEALWRDAWHELKKPIVIYYMLVFAGFWFLFNALFDVLPIHISEWVDTSVIVTSLFGSEGTSNGILQFWLGLNNEGTKVMPEGMLNLNAGLIMTSCFLIAALTAKYRITTAMLIGCLLSILAFVFIGAFHAAWFIVFAIAMFSIGEMMISPKKNEFMGNIAPEGKKAMYLGFVMLPQGIGWGLEGYFGPKLYEIFASKELFSRELLLERGMSSADVNAIPQGEAFTTLVSFTGENAHDLTQLLYHSHNIGMAWYIIAAIGTISAVGIYIYGKWLLSLQRAQQAAH
- a CDS encoding substrate-binding periplasmic protein, which produces MAFKRVLIAYSLFILSSLCPPAQAEELLAVGTSFSQIFEQNAKGEYSGLGVDILNRFAEQQKVTIHYQLAPWRRAQSMVERGQADILIGPYISEARQKVLAFSSLAFYRDDIVFYARTHNPTPWDGNYASIRGLRIGKMQGWNYGYLFNERTKSLTVNEFTDLRSGIERLSRGDLDLLASNVRNTQALLAQIKIPQAIAPLSPTIDTQDGFMAFPKYAQFQPLLDSFDLFLQDMVQSGELANLAKARGVSIPDTMLTE
- a CDS encoding DEAD/DEAH box helicase, with translation MKFDTLGLSSPILNAIAECGYQQLTQVQQQVIPLALEGKDIMACAQTGTGKTASFALPVLEQLSKQPNDKPLLRALVMTPTRELAIQVCANIQKYSQFLPLKTLAVYGGANMNPQRKGVEQGVDILVATPGRLFDIIGQFHLDLSSVTTLVIDEADRMLDLGFVRDIEKVKRLIATEHQTMLFSATYSDAVKQLSHKMLNQPEWVNVAENTTASTVEQLVYRVDKRRKAELLSELVGRNNWRQVLVFASTKECAEHLLQELSLDGISAGVFHGDKTQGARNRVLDDFKAGKLRVLVATDVAARGLDIQALPLVINLELPFLAEDYVHRIGRTGRAGLSGRAISFVSPADDEMLAEIEALIGQTLPVTVQPGYEEGTPLPARYREAPTATTKTAKWNYKSSRNTGAKGAGGNGTKGHDTKGHGARGKGGFGGNAGFGQSSESQARARKSPAREGKYAKNKPNTQKGK
- a CDS encoding DUF3087 domain-containing protein, with translation MKLQQVDKTVYRSNMNLFMVALVLGLIVLSLSFGAGLIALFGVEAVPGEPTGNFHWNLLGVILAVLLCSAIVYQLKSKLFFREIYYVWQLKQLQNRIYRKLSKIRAAAANNDVNALITLLFYFTSLRQVYLLDDNTLTLSSVDKELNQLQEQCNALGLTLSTEQFEVALLAGF
- a CDS encoding CobW family GTP-binding protein, which translates into the protein MIVKAIPTNIITGFLGVGKTSLIKQLLKTKPEGETWAVLVNEFGEVGIDAGLMDASDSGVQIREVAGGCMCCAAGVPTQVAINQLIARAKPDRLLIEPTGLGHPNEIIKVLSAPHYHNVISLQSTLCLIDARKLRDERYRRHDNFIQQLHVADVIVTTKTDLYPEFEAAQGGRLADDLSQYLNELQLSDARVIEHNTSQGLSATLIGSLKQSRHQKASMGNSAAFTPVTASSSLLRNSGDSLGLQGVFAEVANEQVFQFDARGLVRKHNQGEGCFSCGWVIEPMQEFDFDKLMQFISAQTQGHSALLRLKAVMITCDGIAGINWSDGDMAVTELDDSLDSRLEMIATQALNWDEIEQGLLGCLAH